The Holophagales bacterium genome has a segment encoding these proteins:
- a CDS encoding SPFH domain-containing protein — protein sequence MPDLADILELVDATGDILAARVPAEGPAVIRWGSQLVVREGQCALFLRDGRAMALFEPGRHVLTTQTVAGLTGFVAGLAFDGASPFRAEVVFVGRQLFRDLRWGTPEPVYIPDPVLLQIPVRANGRFAIRVSDPTVFVPKVVGSRPVFRQRDLEEFLRAQYLVSALTDALASLGRPFVELPRFTRELGTGVRAILGPEFAALGLELTDLSVNSVTTTEEIQATLNGNAKIASEAFAKAKGTQYDLEARAAGATALKQAGTSYREVGTTDALGELASNVGAAGGGGSALDAGVSLGAAMLVPQMMQGMLRPDAAAPGGAPAAADVDPVVRLKQLKELLDAGALTQEEYEAKKAEWLKRL from the coding sequence ATGCCCGACCTCGCCGACATCCTCGAGCTCGTCGACGCGACGGGCGACATCCTCGCCGCCCGCGTGCCGGCAGAGGGCCCGGCCGTCATCCGCTGGGGCTCGCAGCTGGTCGTCCGCGAGGGGCAGTGCGCCCTCTTCCTGCGCGACGGCCGCGCCATGGCCCTCTTCGAGCCGGGGCGGCACGTCCTGACGACGCAGACCGTGGCCGGCCTGACGGGCTTCGTGGCGGGACTCGCCTTCGACGGCGCGTCGCCGTTCCGCGCCGAGGTCGTCTTCGTCGGGCGACAGCTCTTCCGCGACCTGCGCTGGGGAACGCCGGAGCCGGTCTACATTCCCGACCCCGTCCTCCTCCAGATCCCGGTCCGCGCGAACGGACGCTTCGCGATCCGCGTCTCGGACCCGACGGTCTTCGTCCCGAAAGTCGTCGGTAGCCGGCCCGTCTTCCGGCAGCGCGACCTCGAGGAGTTCCTGCGGGCGCAGTACCTCGTCTCGGCCCTCACCGACGCGCTCGCGTCCCTCGGCAGGCCCTTCGTCGAGCTGCCGCGCTTCACGCGAGAGCTGGGAACGGGTGTACGGGCGATCCTCGGGCCCGAGTTCGCCGCGCTCGGCCTCGAGCTGACCGACCTCTCGGTGAACTCGGTGACGACGACGGAGGAAATCCAGGCGACGCTGAACGGAAACGCGAAGATCGCCTCGGAGGCGTTCGCGAAGGCGAAGGGAACGCAGTACGACCTCGAGGCCCGCGCGGCGGGGGCGACGGCCCTGAAGCAGGCGGGGACGAGCTACCGCGAGGTGGGGACGACCGACGCGCTCGGGGAGCTCGCGTCGAACGTGGGCGCGGCGGGCGGCGGGGGCTCGGCGCTCGACGCGGGCGTCTCGCTCGGCGCCGCGATGCTCGTCCCGCAGATGATGCAGGGGATGCTCCGGCCCGACGCCGCGGCGCCGGGGGGCGCGCCGGCCGCCGCGGACGTCGACCCGGTCGTCCGGCTGAAGCAGCTCAAGGAGCTCCTCGACGCCGGGGCCCTCACGCAGGAGGAGTACGAGGCCAAGAAAGCCGAGTGGCTGAAGCGGCTGTGA
- a CDS encoding S9 family peptidase, which yields MLRRNLLPTLALGAVLACAAPLAAAETHPFSIHDMLAMDRISDAQVSPDGTQAAFVLRTTDLAANRGRTDLWLLDVRTKAVRRLTTHEAGDGNPRWAADGKSLFFLSTRGGSQQVWNLPLAGGEAEKVTSEPLDVDNLEVAPGGRLLVLSMEVFPGKSPSETKAALDAKGAVKSSGMLFDRLFVRHWDTWKDGRRNHVFVLPLGADGKPAGPAKDLMPQMDADAPTKPFGGLDDTAVTADAKKLVFTCKDVGREEAWSTNYDLWEVPTDGSAAPKRITTSPAWDATPRFSPDGKTLAYLAMSRAGYEADRFEVVLRDLATGKDRSYTLRAGTGKNDDRSPAGITWSADGKSLYATADHLGQKALFAIDAASGKAKILAADGSIDAPQPLGKDRILFSRHSLLGPTELYAIPVAGGAFEKLTSINDAKVAAARFGKPEQFSFKGAKGDTVYGYIVHPVDFDPAKKYPVAFLIHGGPQGSFGNDFHYRWNPQAYAGAGYAAVMIDFHASTGYGQAFTDAVNGDWGGAPYEDLMKGLDFALGKYAFLDGNRVGALGASYGGYMINWIAGQTDRFKCLVVHDGNLDERMAYYDTEELWFPEWENGGTPWTAKSFGHHNPIDYVKNWKTPTLVIHGQKDYRVVYTQGISTFTALQRKGIPSKLLIFPDENHWVLKPANSLQWHDTVMGWLGEWLKK from the coding sequence ATGCTCCGCCGAAACCTCCTCCCGACTCTCGCCCTCGGGGCGGTCCTCGCGTGCGCTGCGCCGCTGGCCGCCGCCGAGACCCACCCCTTCTCCATCCACGACATGCTCGCCATGGACCGCATCTCGGACGCCCAGGTTTCCCCCGACGGGACGCAGGCCGCGTTCGTCCTCAGGACGACCGACCTCGCCGCGAACCGGGGCCGGACCGACCTCTGGCTCCTCGACGTGAGGACGAAGGCCGTCCGCCGCCTGACGACGCACGAGGCCGGCGACGGGAACCCCCGCTGGGCGGCGGACGGGAAGAGCCTCTTCTTCCTCTCGACGCGCGGCGGATCGCAGCAGGTCTGGAACCTCCCGCTCGCCGGCGGCGAGGCCGAGAAGGTGACCTCCGAGCCGCTCGACGTCGACAACCTCGAGGTTGCTCCCGGCGGCAGGCTCCTCGTCCTCTCGATGGAAGTCTTCCCCGGGAAGAGCCCCTCCGAGACGAAGGCGGCGCTCGACGCGAAGGGCGCGGTGAAGTCGAGCGGGATGCTCTTCGACCGCCTCTTCGTCCGCCACTGGGACACCTGGAAGGACGGGCGGCGCAACCACGTCTTCGTCCTCCCCCTCGGCGCCGACGGGAAGCCCGCCGGCCCCGCGAAGGACCTGATGCCGCAGATGGACGCCGACGCCCCGACGAAGCCGTTCGGCGGCCTCGACGACACGGCCGTCACCGCCGACGCGAAGAAGCTCGTCTTCACCTGCAAGGACGTCGGCCGCGAGGAAGCCTGGTCGACGAACTACGACCTCTGGGAGGTCCCGACGGACGGCTCGGCCGCCCCGAAGCGGATCACGACGAGCCCCGCCTGGGACGCCACGCCCCGGTTCTCCCCCGACGGAAAGACCCTCGCGTACCTCGCCATGAGCCGCGCCGGCTACGAGGCCGACCGCTTCGAGGTCGTCCTGCGCGACCTCGCGACCGGCAAGGACCGCTCGTACACGCTCCGCGCCGGGACCGGGAAGAACGACGACCGCTCGCCGGCCGGAATCACCTGGTCCGCCGACGGGAAGTCCCTCTACGCGACCGCGGACCACCTCGGCCAGAAGGCCCTCTTCGCGATCGACGCCGCGAGCGGCAAGGCGAAGATCCTCGCCGCCGACGGCTCGATCGACGCCCCCCAGCCGCTCGGGAAGGACCGGATCCTCTTCTCGCGCCACTCGCTCCTCGGGCCGACCGAGCTCTACGCGATCCCGGTCGCGGGGGGCGCGTTCGAGAAGCTGACCTCGATCAACGACGCGAAGGTCGCCGCGGCCCGCTTCGGTAAGCCCGAGCAGTTCAGCTTCAAGGGCGCCAAGGGCGACACCGTCTACGGCTACATCGTCCACCCCGTCGACTTCGACCCGGCGAAGAAGTACCCCGTCGCGTTCCTGATCCACGGCGGGCCGCAGGGCTCCTTCGGCAACGACTTCCACTACCGCTGGAACCCGCAGGCCTACGCCGGCGCCGGCTACGCGGCGGTGATGATCGACTTCCACGCCTCGACCGGCTACGGCCAGGCGTTCACCGACGCCGTGAACGGCGACTGGGGCGGCGCGCCCTACGAGGACCTCATGAAGGGCCTCGACTTCGCGCTCGGCAAGTACGCGTTCCTCGACGGCAACCGCGTCGGCGCGCTCGGCGCCTCGTACGGCGGCTACATGATCAACTGGATCGCCGGCCAGACCGACCGCTTCAAGTGCCTCGTCGTCCACGACGGCAACCTCGACGAGCGGATGGCCTACTACGACACCGAGGAGCTCTGGTTCCCCGAGTGGGAGAACGGCGGGACGCCGTGGACCGCCAAGAGCTTCGGGCACCACAACCCGATCGACTACGTGAAGAACTGGAAGACCCCGACGCTCGTCATCCACGGCCAGAAGGACTACCGCGTCGTCTACACGCAGGGGATCTCGACGTTCACCGCGCTCCAGCGCAAGGGGATTCCGAGCAAGCTCCTCATCTTCCCCGACGAGAATCACTGGGTCCTCAAGCCCGCGAACTCGCTGCAGTGGCACGACACCGTCATGGGCTGGCTCGGGGAGTGGTTGAAGAAGTGA
- a CDS encoding acyltransferase has protein sequence MGLPARIAPLDGLRGLAVLAVILYHATLFEPAEGFVGRAILGAARLGWAGVDLFFVLSGFLITRILVQSRGARNYFRVFYTRRCLRIFPLYYASLLLLVLLFHVSGRESLWYWLYASNVKMTIAGWPAAPLSHFWSLAVEEQYYLVWPLVVSLLPRRALAGLCAGLVLLVPAARVAGFLLGVPDVGLYVLTPFRLDGLAAGSLLALVVPRLPEPRRYVPHALATLFLAALATGLVIGSAGDAFWGTPPMLTLGFTSLAIAFAALVFLAIALPREALLPRLLEWRPLRAAGKVSYAMYVFHWPVTFALREAGLRPAAIAPGAAGWAGYLAVLLGSISLLAALSWKVLEGPCLALKDRIDYRTPGEVRPKG, from the coding sequence ATGGGCCTTCCCGCACGCATCGCCCCCCTGGACGGGCTGCGAGGGCTGGCCGTCCTCGCGGTCATCCTCTATCACGCGACGCTCTTCGAGCCCGCAGAGGGCTTCGTCGGGAGGGCGATCCTCGGGGCGGCCCGGCTCGGGTGGGCGGGAGTCGACCTCTTCTTCGTTCTCTCCGGGTTCCTGATCACCCGGATCCTCGTCCAGTCCCGCGGGGCCCGGAACTACTTCCGCGTCTTCTACACCCGGCGCTGCCTCCGCATCTTCCCTCTCTACTACGCCTCCCTCCTCCTCCTCGTCCTCCTCTTCCACGTGTCGGGACGGGAGTCTCTCTGGTACTGGCTGTACGCCTCGAACGTGAAGATGACGATCGCAGGCTGGCCCGCGGCGCCCCTCTCCCACTTCTGGTCCCTCGCCGTCGAGGAGCAGTACTACCTCGTCTGGCCGCTCGTCGTCTCGCTCCTCCCGCGGCGCGCTCTCGCCGGCCTCTGCGCCGGCCTGGTCCTCCTCGTCCCGGCCGCGCGCGTGGCGGGCTTCCTCCTCGGCGTGCCGGACGTCGGCCTCTACGTCCTGACCCCGTTCCGCCTCGACGGGCTCGCGGCGGGAAGCCTCCTGGCCCTCGTCGTACCCCGGCTCCCCGAGCCGCGGCGGTACGTCCCTCACGCCCTCGCAACGCTCTTCCTCGCCGCCCTCGCCACGGGGCTCGTCATCGGATCCGCGGGCGATGCCTTCTGGGGCACGCCGCCGATGCTGACGCTCGGCTTCACCTCCCTCGCGATCGCCTTCGCGGCTCTCGTCTTTCTCGCGATCGCGCTCCCCCGGGAGGCGCTCCTTCCGCGCCTCCTCGAGTGGAGGCCCCTGCGGGCCGCGGGGAAGGTCAGCTACGCCATGTACGTCTTCCACTGGCCGGTGACGTTCGCCCTGCGGGAGGCGGGCCTGCGCCCGGCGGCCATCGCGCCCGGCGCCGCCGGATGGGCGGGCTACCTCGCCGTCCTCCTCGGGAGCATCTCGCTCCTGGCCGCGCTCTCGTGGAAGGTCCTGGAAGGGCCGTGCCTGGCTCTCAAGGACCGGATCGACTACCGCACCCCCGGGGAGGTCCGGCCGAAGGGGTAG
- the rfbA gene encoding glucose-1-phosphate thymidylyltransferase RfbA, with product MKGIILAGGSGTRLHPVTRGVSKQLVPVYDKPMIYYPLSTLMLAGVRDVLVITTPHEQEGFRRVLGDGSPFGVSISYAAQPSPDGLAQAFLIGRDFVGSERAVLALGDNIFYGHGFSELLQSAAKRKTGATVFAYRVRDPERYGVVEFGPGGQAISLEEKPAKPRSSYAVTGLYFYDNSVLDIAANLKPSPRGELEITDVNRVYLERGDLHVEVLGRGVAWLDTGTHASLLQAANFMQAIEERQGLKVACLEEVAYRMGYIDAAQVRETAKAMKNNEYGQYLLRLLDEEAEAGARQGA from the coding sequence TTGAAGGGAATCATCCTGGCCGGGGGCTCCGGCACGCGCCTCCATCCCGTGACCCGCGGCGTCAGCAAGCAGCTCGTGCCGGTCTACGACAAGCCGATGATCTACTACCCCCTCTCGACGCTGATGCTCGCGGGGGTCCGGGACGTCCTCGTCATCACGACGCCGCACGAGCAGGAGGGATTCCGCCGCGTGCTGGGCGACGGGAGCCCGTTCGGCGTGTCGATCTCCTACGCCGCCCAGCCGAGCCCCGACGGTCTCGCCCAGGCCTTCCTCATCGGCCGGGACTTCGTCGGTTCGGAGCGGGCGGTGCTCGCCCTCGGCGACAACATCTTCTACGGGCACGGATTCTCCGAGCTGCTGCAGTCCGCCGCGAAACGGAAGACGGGAGCGACGGTCTTCGCCTACCGCGTCCGCGACCCGGAGCGGTACGGCGTCGTGGAGTTCGGTCCCGGCGGCCAGGCGATCAGCCTCGAGGAGAAGCCGGCGAAGCCGCGGTCTTCCTACGCCGTCACCGGCCTCTACTTCTACGACAACAGCGTCCTCGACATCGCTGCGAACCTGAAGCCCTCGCCGCGCGGGGAGCTCGAGATCACCGACGTGAACCGGGTCTACCTCGAGAGGGGCGACCTGCACGTCGAGGTCCTCGGCCGGGGCGTGGCGTGGCTCGACACCGGGACGCACGCGTCGCTCCTGCAGGCTGCGAACTTCATGCAGGCGATCGAGGAGCGGCAGGGGCTGAAGGTGGCGTGCCTCGAGGAGGTCGCCTACCGGATGGGCTACATCGACGCCGCCCAGGTCCGCGAGACCGCGAAGGCGATGAAGAACAACGAGTACGGGCAGTACCTGCTCCGGCTCCTGGACGAGGAGGCCGAGGCGGGCGCGCGACAAGGAGCGTGA
- a CDS encoding DUF4301 family protein, whose amino-acid sequence MADLFTAADLAAMARLGIDPAEAARHVALLTHPPAAARLERPCTRGDGVDRIAEERHRDLLSLFEEAEKAGRLSKFVPASGAASRMFQSLQKALDDAEATWFDWNDRAARGDAGAAEVVRFVENLEQLPFAAELRAAVGEDVFSDPRSRLRELLAATLQSPGLGLATRPKGLVPFHLEEEGARTPFEEHLVESGLTVRAASGRTPVHFTVAEEARGDFEALLERHRDGLQRRLHARFEVTFSVQERSTDTLAVGLDGLPFRTAEGELLFRPGGHGALLGNLAALGGDVVFVKNIDNVVPDARKGPTLLWKRLLAGRLLEVERRVGHLVSLLHEGGPTAADEALSYLRETFGDATAEAETLPPAERVAWVLARLERPLRVCGVVRNQGEPGGGPFWVRSRDGRLSRQIVESAEVDLSDARQKALWSAGTHFNPVDLVLALRDAAGRPWDLLPVRRRGGRLRLEEIARGSRAPRPRETRPLERRHGLLEHALRRGADRDVRPGQECPRPPAARAPPRAGVAALSAASACGGRASPPAAARRPCRGGRTTRRRRSRGGAGLRGPGRAGAPAPGPGAPGSPPSRTRGR is encoded by the coding sequence GTGGCCGACCTCTTCACCGCCGCCGACCTCGCCGCGATGGCGCGCCTCGGGATCGATCCCGCCGAGGCCGCCAGGCACGTCGCCCTCCTGACGCATCCCCCGGCGGCGGCCCGCCTCGAGAGGCCCTGCACGCGCGGCGACGGCGTCGATCGGATCGCCGAGGAGCGCCACCGGGACCTCCTCTCCCTCTTCGAGGAGGCCGAGAAGGCAGGCCGGCTCTCGAAGTTCGTTCCGGCCTCGGGGGCGGCGAGCCGGATGTTCCAGTCGCTCCAGAAGGCCCTCGACGACGCGGAGGCGACCTGGTTCGACTGGAACGACCGCGCGGCGAGAGGGGACGCGGGGGCCGCCGAGGTCGTCCGGTTCGTCGAGAACCTCGAGCAGCTGCCGTTCGCGGCAGAGCTGCGTGCGGCGGTGGGCGAAGACGTTTTCTCCGATCCGCGCAGCCGCCTTCGCGAGCTCCTCGCGGCGACACTTCAGAGTCCCGGGCTCGGCCTCGCCACGCGTCCCAAGGGGCTCGTCCCCTTCCACCTCGAGGAGGAGGGCGCCCGGACGCCGTTCGAAGAGCACCTGGTGGAGTCGGGCCTCACGGTGCGGGCCGCATCCGGGCGGACACCCGTTCACTTCACGGTGGCCGAGGAGGCGCGGGGCGACTTCGAGGCCCTGCTGGAACGCCACAGGGATGGGCTGCAGCGCCGTCTCCACGCGCGGTTCGAGGTGACGTTCTCGGTCCAGGAGCGTTCCACCGACACTCTCGCGGTCGGCCTGGACGGGCTGCCTTTCCGGACGGCGGAGGGGGAGCTGCTCTTCCGTCCCGGCGGTCACGGCGCCCTCCTCGGCAACCTCGCGGCGCTTGGCGGCGACGTCGTCTTCGTGAAGAACATCGACAACGTCGTCCCCGACGCGCGCAAGGGGCCGACGCTCCTCTGGAAGCGGCTCCTCGCCGGGCGGCTCCTGGAGGTCGAGCGGCGGGTGGGCCACCTCGTCTCGCTCCTCCACGAAGGCGGCCCGACGGCGGCGGACGAGGCTCTCTCCTATCTCCGGGAGACCTTCGGCGACGCAACGGCCGAGGCCGAGACCCTGCCGCCGGCCGAAAGGGTGGCGTGGGTGCTGGCTCGCCTCGAACGGCCGCTGAGGGTCTGCGGCGTCGTACGAAATCAGGGGGAGCCGGGCGGCGGGCCCTTCTGGGTGCGCAGCCGCGACGGCCGTCTCTCGCGGCAGATCGTCGAGAGCGCCGAGGTGGATCTGTCCGACGCGCGCCAGAAGGCGCTCTGGTCCGCCGGCACCCACTTCAACCCGGTGGACCTCGTCCTGGCGCTGCGCGACGCCGCGGGGCGCCCGTGGGACCTTCTCCCGGTTCGTCGACGAGGCGGCCGTCTTCGTCTCGAGGAAATCGCACGGGGGAGCCGAGCTCCTCGCCCTCGAGAGACCCGGCCTCTGGAACGGCGCCATGGCCTTCTGGAACACGCTCTTCGTCGAGGTGCCGATCGAGACGTTCGCCCCGGTCAAGAGTGTCCTCGACCTCCTGCGGCCCGAGCACCGCCCCGCGCCGGAGTAGCCGCCCTCAGCGCGGCGTCGGCGTGCGGCGGAAGAGCCAGTCCTCCCGCCGCCGCTCGTCGGCCGTGCAGGGGTGGCCGAACGACGCGTCGAAGGCGCAGCCGGGGAGGCGCGGGGCTGCGAGGGCCGGGCCGGGCGGGCGCGCCAGCGCCGGGTCCAGGAGCGCCAGGAAGTCCTCCGAGTAGAACGCGAGGTCGGTGA
- a CDS encoding GAF domain-containing protein has protein sequence MSERVVLHRPAEPLPDVLAEALREAEIDDRPWSEGPPAPGDGPALYLSTSSWHDALSDLLPADAAAALVCWGPAAQHPLPAFGLPPDAPASTLAAILSAAARVASARASSAALERRLSEVEERVSALNRIGIALSAERDLDRLLEKILTESRRFTGSEAGSLYLLEEGPHGKRLRFKLAQNDAVRFAFSERTMPVDDASLAGYVAGHGEPVNLDDAYAVPAGAPYRHNTAFDEQTRWRTRAMLVVPMSDHTGALVGVLQLMNRRLADGTHAPYPADLIPLLLSLATQAAVSVKANQLTASIRLLFEDFARASIMAVELRDPTTAGHSNRVADLSVALARIVDRAAEGPYAGVAFSREEIRELQTAALLHDFGKISIPERVLVKAKKLDDDEILRIRDRFDFALEASDTQECRTLLLKLLEAGVPPSAEDVRQLDLVRWERAQELEEMFEEVRRANEPTVLPEEAGGTLRRLLTRSFRDRRGVVTPLLNDYEFQLLSIRKGSLSLEERTQIESHVSHTYRFLSSIPWTADLARVPEIAHAHHEKLDGTGYPRGLQADRIPVPARIMTVCDIYDALTAADRPYKRAVPREKALRILEDEGRAGLLDPWLVAVFVSEKIWVPAGHP, from the coding sequence ATGAGCGAGCGCGTCGTCCTCCATCGCCCTGCGGAGCCGCTGCCGGACGTTCTCGCCGAGGCCCTTCGCGAGGCGGAGATCGACGACCGGCCGTGGTCCGAGGGCCCGCCCGCACCCGGGGATGGGCCGGCGCTGTATCTCTCCACGTCCTCCTGGCACGATGCCCTCTCCGATCTCCTCCCGGCAGACGCCGCCGCGGCGCTCGTCTGCTGGGGCCCCGCTGCCCAGCACCCGCTTCCGGCCTTCGGCCTCCCCCCGGACGCCCCGGCGTCGACGCTCGCCGCGATCCTCTCGGCCGCCGCCCGGGTCGCCTCCGCGCGCGCGTCGTCCGCCGCCCTCGAACGCCGGCTCTCCGAGGTCGAGGAACGCGTCTCCGCCCTGAACCGGATCGGCATCGCCCTCTCCGCCGAACGCGATCTCGACCGCCTGCTGGAGAAGATCCTCACCGAGTCCCGCCGGTTCACGGGGTCCGAGGCGGGCAGCCTCTACCTCCTCGAGGAAGGCCCTCACGGCAAGCGGCTCCGCTTCAAGCTCGCGCAGAACGACGCGGTGCGGTTCGCCTTCTCCGAACGGACGATGCCCGTGGACGACGCGAGCCTCGCCGGGTACGTGGCCGGGCACGGGGAGCCGGTGAACCTCGACGACGCCTACGCGGTTCCGGCCGGAGCACCCTACCGCCACAACACCGCCTTCGACGAGCAGACGCGCTGGCGGACGCGCGCGATGCTCGTCGTCCCGATGAGCGACCACACGGGCGCCCTCGTCGGGGTCCTCCAGCTCATGAACCGCAGGCTGGCCGACGGGACCCACGCACCCTACCCGGCCGACCTCATACCGCTCCTCCTCTCCCTGGCGACCCAGGCCGCCGTCTCGGTGAAGGCGAACCAGCTGACGGCCTCCATCCGGCTTCTCTTCGAGGACTTCGCCCGCGCCTCGATCATGGCGGTCGAGCTGCGCGACCCGACGACCGCGGGCCACAGCAACCGTGTGGCCGATCTCTCCGTGGCGCTCGCCCGCATCGTCGACCGGGCCGCCGAAGGGCCCTACGCCGGCGTCGCGTTCTCGCGCGAGGAGATCCGCGAGCTGCAGACGGCGGCGCTCCTCCACGACTTCGGGAAGATCTCGATTCCCGAGCGCGTCCTCGTCAAGGCGAAGAAGCTCGACGACGACGAGATCCTGCGCATCCGCGACCGGTTCGACTTCGCGCTCGAGGCCTCCGACACGCAGGAGTGCCGAACGCTCCTGCTCAAGCTGCTCGAGGCGGGTGTCCCCCCATCGGCGGAAGACGTCCGCCAGCTCGACCTGGTGCGCTGGGAGCGGGCCCAGGAGCTGGAGGAGATGTTCGAGGAGGTGCGGCGCGCCAACGAGCCGACCGTCCTCCCCGAGGAGGCCGGCGGCACGCTGCGGCGCCTCCTCACGCGCTCGTTCCGGGACCGGCGCGGCGTCGTGACGCCCTTGCTGAACGACTACGAGTTTCAGCTCCTCTCGATCCGGAAAGGGAGCCTCTCGCTCGAGGAACGGACGCAGATCGAAAGCCACGTCTCGCACACCTACCGGTTCCTCTCCTCCATCCCCTGGACGGCCGACCTGGCGCGCGTTCCCGAGATCGCCCACGCCCACCACGAGAAGCTCGACGGCACGGGCTACCCGCGCGGCCTCCAGGCCGACCGGATCCCCGTCCCCGCGCGGATCATGACCGTCTGCGACATCTACGACGCCCTGACCGCCGCCGACCGGCCCTACAAGCGCGCCGTCCCGCGCGAGAAGGCGCTCAGGATCCTCGAGGACGAGGGCCGCGCGGGCCTTCTCGACCCGTGGCTCGTCGCCGTCTTCGTCAGCGAGAAGATCTGGGTGCCCGCAGGACACCCGTGA
- a CDS encoding M23 family metallopeptidase encodes MALPPGLPAILAQARSQSHTTDDIENLPLEADPDGDEPLDDGLYPRGSVTVAELPSLSDEQKSFWKDLGQTLRGLVVRKKDSKPASIPEAELAALFATGFPLPIESFPKEKLRDTFKASRGRHRSHHAIDLGAPKGTPILAVSDGTIERLGRDRRGGIVVYLRDGTGRFVYYYAHLRRYAPGLKVGDRVKRGQQIGEVGTTGRTFGAHLHFAIFRDADAPNPWKGLVVNPYLVFSALIGPK; translated from the coding sequence GTGGCGCTTCCGCCAGGCCTCCCGGCGATCCTCGCCCAGGCCCGCAGCCAGTCCCACACCACCGATGACATCGAGAACCTCCCGCTCGAAGCGGACCCCGACGGCGACGAACCGCTCGACGACGGCCTGTATCCCCGGGGCTCCGTCACCGTAGCCGAGCTTCCCTCACTTTCCGACGAGCAGAAGTCCTTCTGGAAGGACCTCGGACAGACGCTGAGGGGCCTCGTCGTCAGGAAGAAGGACAGCAAACCGGCCTCCATCCCGGAAGCGGAGCTCGCGGCCCTCTTCGCCACGGGCTTCCCCCTTCCGATCGAGTCGTTCCCGAAGGAGAAGCTCCGCGACACGTTCAAGGCGTCCCGTGGCCGCCACAGGAGCCACCACGCCATCGACCTCGGTGCCCCGAAGGGGACGCCGATCCTCGCGGTGAGCGACGGGACGATCGAACGGCTCGGACGCGACCGCCGTGGCGGCATCGTCGTCTACCTCCGCGACGGGACGGGTCGGTTCGTCTATTACTACGCCCACCTCAGGCGTTACGCCCCCGGCCTGAAAGTGGGCGACCGGGTGAAGCGCGGCCAGCAGATCGGCGAGGTGGGAACGACGGGGCGCACCTTCGGGGCGCACCTGCACTTCGCCATCTTCCGCGACGCCGACGCGCCGAACCCCTGGAAGGGGCTGGTCGTCAACCCCTACCTCGTCTTCTCCGCGCTCATCGGCCCGAAGTGA
- the efp gene encoding elongation factor P, with translation MISATELRAGMIVVHNGELHRAHSVVHKTPGNLRGFVQAKLRSLKSGSMNEHRFRSEDKIEKASLDTQQMQYIYSDGEGHHFMNQESYDQIRLSDEIVGDAMKYLLPETIIDVDFYEGNPISVELPTTVALKIVETDPGMKGATATASYKPAKLETGLQVMVPQFVDVGTVIRIDTRDDSYLERAG, from the coding sequence ATGATCTCAGCAACCGAACTTCGCGCCGGCATGATCGTCGTCCACAACGGTGAGCTCCACCGTGCCCACAGCGTCGTCCACAAGACGCCCGGGAACCTCCGCGGCTTCGTCCAGGCCAAGCTCCGGAGCCTCAAGTCCGGCTCGATGAACGAACACCGGTTCCGCTCCGAGGACAAGATCGAGAAGGCGAGCCTCGACACCCAGCAGATGCAGTACATCTACTCGGACGGCGAGGGACACCACTTCATGAACCAGGAGTCCTACGACCAGATCCGCCTGTCGGACGAGATCGTGGGCGACGCGATGAAGTACCTCCTGCCCGAGACGATCATCGACGTCGACTTCTACGAAGGGAACCCGATCTCCGTCGAGCTCCCGACCACGGTCGCGCTGAAGATCGTCGAGACGGACCCGGGAATGAAGGGGGCTACGGCCACGGCTTCGTACAAGCCGGCGAAGCTCGAGACCGGCCTGCAGGTCATGGTCCCGCAGTTCGTCGACGTCGGAACGGTCATCCGTATCGACACCCGCGACGACTCCTACCTGGAGAGAGCAGGCTGA